One stretch of Eupeodes corollae chromosome 2, idEupCoro1.1, whole genome shotgun sequence DNA includes these proteins:
- the LOC129948191 gene encoding regulator of G-protein signaling 7 has protein sequence MVTMTSELDKSHTTQSKTASCSAHTTTIATCSGGASSEAGGAVAGAASSSSCGVLNKSSLNKRNEDAPNILVYKKMESIIEKMQAESTGVAVRTVKAFMSKVPSVFSGADLVAWILKNFDVEDDKEGLHFAHLLASHGYIFPIDDHQLTVKNDGTFYRFQTPYFWPSNCWEPENTDYAVYLCKRTMQNKTRLELADYEAENLAKLQKMFSRKWEFIFMQAESQSKVAKKRDKLERKVLDSQERAFWDVHRPMPGCVNTTEIDIKKAYRRGGSSHGTGSAGASLAKNPAEQFSRIIALRRQKLERRTIKVSKAAESLVSYYEQYNEFDYFITELPNPWLTDNAEIWEAEKFTKEVPLRRVKRWAFSLRELLNDPIGREQFTKFLEKEYSGENLKFWESVQEMKALPQSEIKEAINKIWIEFLAPDAPCPVNVDSKSVELAREAVNSPQGPNRWCFDVAASHVYHLMKSDSYSRYLRSDMYKDYLNCSRKKIKSIPNLFGVKR, from the exons atGGTAACAATGACCTCCGAGCTGGATAAGAGTCATACAACACAATCGAAGACAGCATCATGCTCGGCTCATACAACAACTATAGCAACGTGTTCTGGAGGAGCTTCCTCAGAAGCTGGAGGAGCTGTGGCTGGAGCTGCGAGTAGCAGTAGTTGTGGTGTTCTTAATAAAAGTTCTCTAAACAAACGGAACGAAGATGCTCCAAATATTTTGGTCTATAAAAAA ATGGAATCCATTATTGAAAAGATGCAAGCTGAATCAACTGGTGTTGCTGTGCGAACAGTGAAGGCGTTTATGAGCAAAGTTCCATCGGTGTTTTCGGGGGCGGATCTTGTGGCGTggattttaaagaatttcgatGTGGAAGATGATAAGGAAGGGCTACATTTTGCACATCTTTTGGCATCACATGGTTATATATTTCCTATTGATGATCATCAACTGACTGTGAAAAATGATGGCACATTTTACAG ATTTCAAACACCTTATTTTTGGCCATCAAATTGTTGGGAACCTGAAAATACAGATTATGCTGTTTATCTTTGCAAACGCacaatgcaaaacaaaacacgCCTTGAATTGGCCGACTATGAGGCTGAAAATTTAGCAAAACTTCAAAAGATGTTTTCTAGAAAATGGGAATTCATTTTTATGCAg GCTGAATCTCAAAGTAAAGTAGCCAAAAAACGTGACAAACTAGAACGCAAAGTCTTGGATTCACAAGAGCGCGCCTTCTGGGATGTCCATCGTCCAATGCCTGGATGTGTGAATACCACCGAAATAGATATTAAGAAAGCTTATCGTCGTGGTGGCTCTAGTCATGGTACTGGGTCAGCTGGTGCATCATTAGCTAAAAATCCTGCAGAGCAATTTAGTCGAATAATTGCATTGCGAAGGCAAAAGCTCGAAAGACGCACAATCAAAGTATCAAAAGCTGCTGAATc aTTAGTTTCTTACTACGAACAATATAACGAATTTGATTATTTCATAACAGAATTGCCTAATCCATGGCTAACGGATAATGCTGAAATTTGGGAGGCTGAAAAATTCAC GAAAGAGGTACCGCTGCGTCGTGTAAAACGTTGGGCATTTAGTTTACGTGAACTCCTGAATGATCCAATTGGTCGAgagcaatttacaaaatttctcGAAAAAGAATATTCaggagaaaatttaaa ATTTTGGGAATCCGTACAAGAAATGAAGGCATTACCACAGTCTGAAATCAAAgaagcaataaataaaatttggataGAATTTTTAGCACCCGATGCCCCGTGTCCGGTTAATGTTGATTCAAAATCGGTTGAGCTGGCCCGTGAAGCTGTTAACTCACCACAGGGTCCTAATCGTTGGTGTTTCGATGTAGCTGCATCGCATGTTTATCATTTAATGAAAAGTGACTCCTATTCAAGATACTTACGTTCCGATATGTACAAAGACTATTTAAATTGTTCccgaaagaaaatcaaatcaattccGAATTTATTCGGAGTGAAacgttaa